The Gemmatimonadales bacterium genome includes the window ATTCAGGTGCACCGGGCCCGCTCAGGGGCCTGGTGCGCTCGACGAGTTGCACGGCCATGTCTTCGCCGATGATGCGTGCCAGGAGATCGATGAACGTCGCCAGCATGGCCACCACACCCGCCCGCACCGCGGCGACGCCGTACACCTGCGCCGCGGCGGCGAAGTCCGGGGCGGCGCTCTCGCGCCACATGAGGCCGAGCAGCGCCCCATGCTCCTGCCGCGCAAGCCCGAGCGCCCGATTGAGCAGCGCGGTGTAGCCGTCCGGTCCGATCCAGCGGGCGAGTCCCCGGCCCAGTTGCGCGAAGATGCGCGATGCCACCGCGCCGACGTCGTCGGGCGTCGCGGCGTCGTTCGCACCGGACGCCCACAGTCGGCGTGCTGCGGCCAGCGCGGCCGGGGATGGCCGCGTCATTCAGGAGCTGCCGGGGCCGGCGCTATTTCTTGGGGGGGGGGGTATACCAGCGATCGGGGCATGTTTGACGTGCGGGCCCAGGGCCCGGGGCCGCAGAGATGCGCGCGCTGCCGTGGAATTTCAACGTCACAGGTAACGGGCTTCGGGAATCGACCGACGCTCGAGTGTCTAATCGTATCCGCCGCGCGCCGCGTGTCAATCCGCCGGCGCTCAGGCGACGGCGTATAGTTCGGTGACGTCCCTCCCCGCCGGTCTGCTCATCAGCCTGAACTCATCGAGCCGCATCATCGGGTCGTCGCGCAATTCGATTTCGATGCCGGTGAGCTTGGTGAGCGTCTGGAGGAACTTGGGCTCCTCCTCCAGCAGATAGAGCGCGACCTCAGGGTGCAGGCGCACCATGATCTGCTGCTCGCGGTGCTCCTGGCCCGCACGGCGCAGCGATCGTTCCAGCCTGCGGGTCACCACTTCGGGGGTGAACACCCGGCCCGATCCGGCGCAGGTGGGGCACTCTGTCGTCATCGAGTGCCAGAGCGACGGGCGCACCCGCTGGCGCGTCATCTCGACCAGTCCGAGCTCCGAGACGGCAAAGGCCTTGGTGCGCGCCCGGTCCCGGCCCAGGTGGGTGCGCAGCTCCTGCAACACCTTGTCCCGGTTCGAGCGGGTTTCCATGTCGATGAAGTCGCAGACGATGATGCCGCCGATGTCGCGCAGCCGGATCTGCCGGGCGATTTCGCGCGCTGCCTCGAGGTTGGTGCGCAGGATCGTCTTCTCCGGGTCCTTCTTCCCGGTGTAACGCCCGGTGTTCACGTCGATCGACACCAGCGCCTCGGTCGGCTGGATCACCAGCGAACCCCCGGTGGGCAGCTCGCACCGCGCCTTGAAGAGGTCGCGGATCTCCGCCTCGATGTCGAACTTGTCGAAGAGGGGCGCGGGCTCGTCGTAGAGGTGTACCCGGCTCATGAGCTCCGGGTCCACTTGTGACAGGTACTGCTCGACCTCGTTGTACAGCTCGCGCGTATCCACCCAGAGCGCGTCAACCTTCGAGCTGAACACGTCGCGGATGAGCCCGCGGGTGAGGCTCGTCTCCCGCTGCAGGAGCGCCGGCGCGCGTCGAATGAACGACTTCTTTCGGTTGACGCGGCGCCACTGCGCGAGCAGCGAATCGATCTCGCGCTTGAAGTGCTCCTCGGTGACGCCCTCCGCCACCGTGCGCACGATGACCCCACCCGCGTCGCTCGGCAGCAGTTTGCCGACCATTTCGCGCAACTTGTGCCGCTGCTCCCTGCTTTCGATTTTTCGGCTCACGCCGACCTTGGAGCCGTACGGCATGTAGACGAGGAATCGGCCGGGCAGGGAAATCTGGGCGGTGACCCGCGAGCCCTTGCTGCTGATCGGCTCCTTGGTGACCTGCACCGGGAGCGTCTGCCCCTTCTTCAGGATGTCGGCGATGTTGGGCAACTGGCGGCGCGAGCTTACCTCGCGCTGGCGCGACTCGACCTTTTCGGCGCTGGCGGCGCCCCGGTTCCGCTGCCGCCGGTCGCGCCCGCGCCAGGGGCGCCGCTCATCGCTCTCCGTGGCGACGTCCTCTACGGCGCGCCGCTCGACTGCCGGCGCCTCCGCCCCGATGTCGGCCGCCACCTCCGCCGGCGCCTCGTCTTCGTCCTCCGCCTCTTCGTCTTCGTCGGGCTCGAGCAGGTCGGAGGCATGCAGGAACGCGCTCTTTTCCTGACCGATGTCGACGAACGCCGCCTGGATGCCCGGCAGCACTGCCTCGACCTTGCCCAGGTAGATATCGCCGACGCTGCGCCGGTGATCCGGCCGGTCGACCATCAGCTCGACCAGCCGGTCGTCCTCGAGGATGGCCACGCGGGTCTCCCGCTGGCTCCCGTTGATCAGGATCTCGCGTTTCAAGTCTCGAGCCTCGGAGCACTACTTCGCGATGTCGCCGAGAATCTCGCGCGCGATGACGATGCGCTGGATCTCGCTGGTCCCCTCACCGATCTCGCACACTTTCGCGTCGCGCATCATGCGCTCGACCGGATAGTCGGTGGTGTATCCGTAGCCGCCGAAGATCTGCACCGCGGCCGTGGTGGCGCGCATGGCGAGCTCGGAGCAGAACAGCTTCGCCATGGCCGCCTCCTTCTTGAACGGTTTGCCTTGCTGCTTGAGCCACGCGGCGTGATACAGGAGATGGGTGCCCGCCTCGATCTCGAGCGCCATGTCGGCAAGCTTGAAGCTCACCCCCTGAAAGCTCCCGATCGCGCGGCCGAACTGGCGGCGCACGCCGGCGTACCTGAGCGCCTCGTCATACGCGCCTTCCGCGATGCCGAGCGACAGCGCCGCAATGCCGATCCGGCCGGCGTCGAGCGTCCGGAGAAAGTTGACGAACCCTTCGCCGGGCTTGCCCAGCACATTTTCCTTGGGGACGACGGCATCTTCGAAGGCGAGCTCGCGCGTGTCGCTCGCCCGCCATCCCATCTTGTCTTCCTTCTTGCCGGCCCGGACTCCCGGCGTCTTGGGCAGATCGTCGCAGTGGCCCACGCCGACGCGCCGCGCTTCGGCGAGGTCTACGGTGTCCTTGGTGACGATGAAGCTGGTGATCCCGCGACTGCCGGGGCCGGGCGTGGTCCGCGCCGTGACGGAAAAGATCTCACCCACGCCCGCGTGGGTGATGAAGATCTTGG containing:
- a CDS encoding Rne/Rng family ribonuclease, translating into MKREILINGSQRETRVAILEDDRLVELMVDRPDHRRSVGDIYLGKVEAVLPGIQAAFVDIGQEKSAFLHASDLLEPDEDEEAEDEDEAPAEVAADIGAEAPAVERRAVEDVATESDERRPWRGRDRRQRNRGAASAEKVESRQREVSSRRQLPNIADILKKGQTLPVQVTKEPISSKGSRVTAQISLPGRFLVYMPYGSKVGVSRKIESREQRHKLREMVGKLLPSDAGGVIVRTVAEGVTEEHFKREIDSLLAQWRRVNRKKSFIRRAPALLQRETSLTRGLIRDVFSSKVDALWVDTRELYNEVEQYLSQVDPELMSRVHLYDEPAPLFDKFDIEAEIRDLFKARCELPTGGSLVIQPTEALVSIDVNTGRYTGKKDPEKTILRTNLEAAREIARQIRLRDIGGIIVCDFIDMETRSNRDKVLQELRTHLGRDRARTKAFAVSELGLVEMTRQRVRPSLWHSMTTECPTCAGSGRVFTPEVVTRRLERSLRRAGQEHREQQIMVRLHPEVALYLLEEEPKFLQTLTKLTGIEIELRDDPMMRLDEFRLMSRPAGRDVTELYAVA
- a CDS encoding acyl-CoA dehydrogenase family protein, with the translated sequence MDLSLYFTEQHYQVRDMVREFARAEIAPVARELDRTSAFPWDNIRKMGELGLLGVPWSEELGGAGMDQLAYYITIHEMAKVDASHALTVSAHTNLGTSPIVEFGTDEQRRRYVPLLAAGRVLGGFGLTEPGAGSDAGGTASTAVDRGDHYLLNGSKIFITHAGVGEIFSVTARTTPGPGSRGITSFIVTKDTVDLAEARRVGVGHCDDLPKTPGVRAGKKEDKMGWRASDTRELAFEDAVVPKENVLGKPGEGFVNFLRTLDAGRIGIAALSLGIAEGAYDEALRYAGVRRQFGRAIGSFQGVSFKLADMALEIEAGTHLLYHAAWLKQQGKPFKKEAAMAKLFCSELAMRATTAAVQIFGGYGYTTDYPVERMMRDAKVCEIGEGTSEIQRIVIAREILGDIAK